One genomic region from Antedon mediterranea chromosome 3, ecAntMedi1.1, whole genome shotgun sequence encodes:
- the LOC140044429 gene encoding phosphatidylinositol N-acetylglucosaminyltransferase subunit P-like has protein sequence MSNKNSPGPSHERAIYGFVMYMSSTFALCLYLIWAYLPKSWLHYVGLTYWPQKYWALAVPVYCSVCVPFLYFFYTAYNFTITLPLDSINTMQDIHSRAASHVAEPSLSIPQISDIPISEVNKLLYRRPKQITESDVK, from the exons atgaGTAACAAGAACAGCCCAGGCCCTTCACATGAACGGGCAATTTACGGTTTTGTCATGTACATGTCTTCAACCTTTGCTCTTT GTCTGTACTTGATATGGGCTTATCTTCCCAAGAGTTGGTTACACTATGTTGGACTAACATACTGGCCACAAAA ATACTGGGCGTTAGCAGTACCTGTATACTGTTCAGTTTGTGTtccttttctttatttcttcTACACAGCGTATAATTTCACCATCACTTTACCGCTTGACTCTATCAACACTATGCAAG ATATCCATTCTAGAGCGGCATCGCACGTTGCAGAACCGTCCCTTTCAATACCGCAGATTTCAGACATTCCAATAAGTGAGGTCAACAAACTTTTATACAGACGGCCAAAACAAATAACAGAAAGCGACGTAAAATAG
- the LOC140044430 gene encoding AP-2 complex subunit mu, giving the protein MIGGLFVYNHKGEVLISRVFRDDIGRNAVDAFRVSVIHARQQVRSPVTNIARTSFFHIKRGNIWLAAVTKQNVNASMVFEFLLKMVEVMQSYFGKITEENIKNNFVLIYELLDEILDYGYPQNTDTGILKTFITQTGIKSNTKEEQQQITSQVTGQIGWRREGIKYRRNELFLDVLENVNLLMSPQGQVLSCHVAGRVVMKSYLSGMPECKFGMNDKITLDKQGKDTEKSGPAKSSIAIDDCTFHQCVKLSKFESERSISFIPPDGEFELMKYRTTKDISLPFRVIPLVREVSRTKMEVKVVLKSNFKPSVLGQKIEVRIPTPLNTSGVQVVCMKGKAKYKSSENAIVWKIKRMGGMKESQISAEIELLPTNDKKKWSRPPISMNFEVPFAASGLKVRYLKVFESKLNYSDHDVIKWVRYISRSGLYETRS; this is encoded by the exons ATGATTGGTGGATTGTTTGTGTACAACCATAAGGGGGAGGTTTTAATCTCCCGCGTGTTCAGAGATGACATCGG CCGGAATGCTGTTGATGCTTTCCGTGTCAGTGTAATCCATGCAAGACAACAAGTACGCTCACCAGTAACCAACATCGCAAGGACAAGTTTCTTTCACATTAAGCGTGGTAACATCTGGTTGGCTGCGGTTACTAAGCAAAATGTGAATGCGTCAATGGTGTTTGAGTTTCTTCTCAAGATGGTTGAAGTTATGCAATCATACTTTGGAAAAATTACTGAGGAAAAcatcaaaaataattttgtgcTTATTTATGAACTGTTAGATG AAATTCTGGATTATGGCTACCCCCAGAACACCGACACTGGTATACTAAAGACATTCATCACCCAGACTGGTATAAAATCTAACACTAAGGAAGAACAACAACAGATCACCAGTCAGGTGACCGGTCAGATTGGTTGGAGACGAGAAGGAATTAAGTACAGACGCAATGAACTGTTCTTAGACGTACTTGAGAATGTCAACCTCCTCATGTCACCGCAAG GCCAAGTGTTGAGTTGCCATGTTGCTGGTAGAGTTGTTATGAAGAGCTATTTGAGTGGAATGCCTGAGTGTAAATTTGGTATGAACGACAAGATTACCCTGGACAAACAAGGCAAGGATACAGAGAAGAG TGGTCCAGCCAAGAGCTCAATTGCTATAGATGACTGTACCTTCCATCAGTGTGTTAAACTCAGCAAGTTTGAATCAGAGCGTAGCATTAGCTTCATCCCTCCTGATGGTGAATTTGAACTCATGAA GTATCGTACAACAAAGGATATCAGTTTGCCGTTTAGAGTAATTCCATTAGTACGTGAAGTATCTCGTACAAAAATGGAAGTGAAGGTGGTGCTCAAGTCCAATTTCAAACCATCTGTTCTAGGCCAAAAGATAGAG GTTCGTATTCCAACACCATTGAACACCAGTGGAGTACAGGTAGTCTGCATGAAAGGCAAGGCTAAATACAAGTCTAGTGAGAATGCCATTGTCTGGAA AATCAAACGTATGGGAGGAATGAAAGAATCACAAATTAGCGCTGAGATTGAACTCTTGCCAACAAACGACAAGAAGAAGTGGTCTCGCCCCCCAATATCCATGAACTTTGAG gttcCATTTGCTGCGTCTGGACTTAAGGTTCGATACTTAAAAGTGTTTGAATCCAAACTCAACTACAGCGACCATGATGTGATCAAGTGGGTGAGATACATCAGTAGGAGTGGATTATATGAGACCAGGTCATAG